One region of Oncorhynchus keta strain PuntledgeMale-10-30-2019 chromosome 24, Oket_V2, whole genome shotgun sequence genomic DNA includes:
- the LOC118376160 gene encoding uncharacterized protein LOC118376160 codes for MSSEQVYHTVAVLAARGVCRCVCRDEVAQQLEWVLLDAHFALLQSLIQQKKAAGLTQGQGKQGETERQAWVAKRCQALTGLIRLTSIPACRELMDMQEKVCQIAVVTTPRDSHALCLLGLAQLAQCDNDHGSQRLEGAIANACLSFQASIELEDKPQSGEPPTQLTKQQWWQDRLAADKEKAVKGTASQGAGGGGSGPPDTAVAAGRGCGRGMGGPARGGTAAAAKTPTRGGKTAPPAKNTPSTAPPAKNTPSTAPPAKNTPSTAPPAKNTPSTAPPAKNTPSTASPAKNTPSTAPPAKNTPSTAPPAKNTPSTAPPATVSPSSRGQVGAAKTPGPAKPSSSKTQLISPSKSKPDCSPSPAKPGPTEESAVAESVNVLPKALLNRRSHAPRLGLARALSRSADSHDQAHQLYQEVITMAPEVHDAYIELAEMLGQSDPLAAVEVYCRFPLKPVSEQNFDDAFITGEIVRILMKQGLYEHPELRHNLIAYGKVMGLGCLEKYINILEGKFMSSLLKRVYAGIHDKSVEDKDLQDFFKFKCWI; via the exons ATGAGCTCAGAGCAGGTCTATCACAC TGTTGCGGTGCTGGCAGCCCGCGGTGTGTGTCGGTGCGTGTGTCGGGACGAGGTGGCCCAGCAGCTGGAGTGGGTGTTGCTAGATGCCCACTTTGCCCTCCTCCAGAGCCTCATTCAGCAAAAGAAGGCTGCTGGGTTGACTCAGGGTCAGGgcaaacagggagagacagagagacaggcctgGGTGGCCAAGAGGTGTCAGGCTCTCACAGGTCTGATCCGCCTCACCTCCATCCCCGCCTGCAGGGAGCTGATGGACATGCAAGAGAAG GTCTGCCAGATCGCCGTGGTAACGACTCCTCGTGACAGCCACGCGCTGTGTCTCCTGGGGCTGGCCCAGCTGGCTCAGTGTGACAACGACCACGGCTCACAGAGGTTAGAAGGAGCCATTGCCAACGCCTGCCTCAGCTTCCAGGCAAGCATCGAACTGGAGGACAAGCCTCAGAGCGGAGAGCCACCCACACAGCTCACTA agCAGCAGTGGTGGCAGGACAGGCTGGCAGCAGACAAGGAGAAGGCAGTCAAGGGGACAGCCAGCCAGGGAGCGGGCGGGGGTGGTTCTGGGCCTCCTGACACTGCAGTGGCTGCCGGGAGAGGATGTGGGCGTGGCATGGGAGGTCCTGCTAGAGGGGGTACTGCGGCTGCAGCCAAGACCCCCACGAGAGGAGGCAAGACTGCCCCTCCAGCCAAAAACACCCCTTCTACTGCCCCTCCAGCCAAAAACACCCCCTCTACTGCCCCTCCAGCCAAAAACACCCCCTCTACTGCCCCTCCAGCCAAAAACACCCCCTCTACTGCCCCTCCAGCCAAAAACACCCCTTCTACGGCCTCTCCAGCCAAAAACACCCCCTCTACTGCCCCTCCAGCCAAAAACACCCCCTCTACTGCCCCTCCAGCCAAAAACACCCCCTCTACTGCCCCTCCAGCCACCGTGTCTCCATCCAG CAGGGGGCAAGTTGGAGCAGCCAAAACTCCTGGCCCTGCCAAGCCCAGCAGCTCCAAGACCCAGCTCATCTCCCCCAGCAAGTCTAAACCAGACTGCTCCCCAAGCCCAGCCAAACCTGGGCCCACAGAAG AGTCAGCAGTGGCAGAGAGTGTCAACGTTCTCCCCAAAGCTCTGTTGAACCGTCGATCCCATGCCCCTCGCCTCGGCTTGGCCCGCGCCCTCTCCCGCTCCGCAGACAGCCACGACCAGGCACACCAGCTCTACCAGGAGGTCATCACCATGGCACCAGAG GTCCACGATGCGTACATTGAGCTGGCAGAGATGCTGGGGCAGTCCGACCCGCTGGCTGCTGTAGAGGTGTACTGTCGGTTCCCCCTGAAGCCCGTCTCAGAGCAGAACTTTGACGACGCCTTCATCACAGGAGAGATCGTACGCATCCTGATGAAACAAGGCCTCTACGAGCACCCAGAGCTGAGACACAACCTCATCGCCTACGGGAAAGTCATGGGCCTGG GTTGCCTTGAGAAATACATCAACATCCTCGAAGGGAAGTTCATGAGCAGCCTTCTGAAGAGAGTGTATGCTGGGATCCATGACAAATCAGTGGAAGACAAGGATCTGCAGGACTTCTTCAAGTTCAAGTGCTGGATATGA